In Prosthecochloris marina, the sequence CCTCCATTTCCATAAGCTGGGTGGTGAGCAGCAGATTTCTCTCGAGATTCGGTCCTTCGACCACATCGATGACGATATCCGGAACGTCTTCAATCAGGTAGTTTCTTGTAACCAGCTCTTCCGGAGAATACGCCGTCAGTGAATAGGTTCCGGGAAGATCGACGACCCGTATCCTGTACCCCCCGTAATCGACATAACCCTCATATTTTTCTATCGTTACACCGGAAAAGTTTCCAACTTTCTGGTGAGAACCAGTCAGTGCATTGAAAAGAGAGGACTTACCTGAGTTGGGATTACCCGCAAGAGCAACTTTTACTTCTTTCAGATCTCTCATGGATTAACTCCCGAACCTCCACCGGCTTCTCTGGTTCCCCATAGGCCTTCCGTCACCCACTTCCCCTGTCTTTTCAACCTGCACCCCGGCAGCTTCATTTTTTCTCAGTGTGAGGTAAACTCCCTTGAAAACAATTTCAATCGGATCCCCGAGCGGGGCAACACGCAACACTTTAAAACGGACGCCTTTTACAAGCCCCATATCAAGAATTCTTCTCCT encodes:
- a CDS encoding FeoA family protein is translated as MLLSDLKVGDKAEVTGLLVESGVRRRILDMGLVKGVRFKVLRVAPLGDPIEIVFKGVYLTLRKNEAAGVQVEKTGEVGDGRPMGNQRSRWRFGS